Proteins encoded within one genomic window of Tamandua tetradactyla isolate mTamTet1 chromosome 11, mTamTet1.pri, whole genome shotgun sequence:
- the KCNA2 gene encoding potassium voltage-gated channel subfamily A member 2 — MTVATGDPTDEAAALPGHPQDTYDPEADHECCERVVINISGLRFETQLKTLAQFPETLLGDPKKRMRYFDPLRNEYFFDRNRPSFDAILYYYQSGGRLRRPVNVPLDIFSEEIRFYELGEEAMEMFREDEGYIKEEERPLPENEFQRQVWLLFEYPESSGPARIIAIVSVMVILISIVSFCLETLPIFRDENEDMHGGGVTFHTYSNSTIGYQQSTSFTDPFFIVETLCIIWFSFEFLVRFFACPSKAGFFTNIMNIIDIVAIIPYFITLGTELAEKPEDAQQGQQAMSLAILRVIRLVRVFRIFKLSRHSKGLQILGQTLKASMRELGLLIFFLFIGVILFSSAVYFAEADERESQFPSIPDAFWWAVVSMTTVGYGDMVPTTIGGKIVGSLCAIAGVLTIALPVPVIVSNFNYFYHRETEGEEQAQYLQVTSCPKIPSSPDLKKSRSASTISKSDYMEIQEGVNNSNEDFREENLKTANCTLANTNYVNITKMLTDV, encoded by the coding sequence ATGACAGTGGCCACCGGAGACCCAACGGACGAGGCTGCTGCCCTCCCAGGGCACCCACAGGACACCTATGACCCCGAGGCAGACCACGAGTGCTGCGAGAGGGTGGTGATCAATATCTCCGGGCTGCGATTCGAGACCCAGCTGAAGACCTTAGCCCAGTTTCCAGAGACCCTCTTAGGGGACCCAAAGAAGAGGATGAGGTACTTTGACCCGCTCCGAAATGAGTACTTTTTCGATCGGAACCGCCCGAGCTTTGATGCGATTTTGTACTACTACCAATCTGGGGGCCGGTTGAGGCGACCCGTGAATGTGCCCTTAGATATATTCTCCGAAGAGATTCGGTTTTATGAGCTGGGAGAAGAAGCAATGGAGATGTTTCGGGAAGACGAAGGCTACATCAAGGAAGAAGAGCGTCCCCTGCCTGAAAATGAGTTTCAGAGGCAGGTGTGGCTTCTCTTTGAATACCCGGAGAGCTCAGGTCCTGCCAGGATTATAGCCATTGTGTCTGTCATGGTGATCTTGATCTCGATTGTCAGCTTTTGTCTTGAAACGTTGCCCATATTCCGGGATGAGAATGAAGACATGCATGGTGGTGGGGTGACCTTCCACACCTACTCCAACAGCACCATCGGATACCAGCAGTCCACTTCCTTCACTGACCCATTCTTCATTGTAGAGACCCTCTGCATCATCTGGTTCTCCTTTGAATTTTTGGTGAGGTTCTTTGCCTGCCCCAGCAAAGCCGGTTTCTTCACCAACATCATGAATATCATCGACATCGTGGCCATCATCCCCTACTTCATCACCCTGGGGACAGAACTGGCTGAGAAACCAGAGGACGCCCAGCAGGGCCAGCAAGCCATGTCGCTGGCCATCCTCCGTGTCATCCGGTTGGTAAGAGTCTTTAGGATTTTCAAGTTGTCCAGACACTCCAAAGGTCTCCAGATCCTAGGTCAGACCCTCAAAGCCAGCATGAGAGAATTGGGCCTCCTGATATTCTTTCTGTTCATCGGGGTCATCCTTTTCTCTAGTGCTGTCTATTTTGCAGAGGCCGATGAGCGAGAGTCCCAGTTCCCCAGCATCCCGGATGCCTTCTGGTGGGCAGTTGTCTCCATGACAACCGTAGGCTATGGAGACATGGTTCCAACTACCATTGGGGGAAAGATTGTGGGTTCCCTGTGTGCGATTGCAGGTGTGTTGACCATTGCCTTACCAGTTCCTGTCATAGTGTCCAATTTTAACTACTTCTACCACCgggagacagagggagaggaaCAGGCCCAGTACTTGCAAGTGACGAGCTGTCCAAAGATCCCATCCTCCCCTGACCTAAAGAAAAGTAGAAGTGCCTCAACCATTAGTAAGTCTGATTACATGGAGATCCAGGAGGGGGTAAACAACAGTAACGAGGACTTTAGAGAGGAAAACTTGAAAACAGCCAACTGTACCTTGGCTAACACAAACTATGTGAATATTACCAAAATGTTAACTGATGTCTGA